A genome region from Leptolyngbya sp. CCY15150 includes the following:
- a CDS encoding DMT family transporter, which yields MTLPNLSSSPPQGRSLLWIYLKLVGMTLIWGGTFIAGRIAVQSMGPICAAFYRYAVATVILVAWMLYREGGLPPLQRRHILPLTLLGLSGIFAYNIFFFLGLQTVPASRASLIITTNPSVIALGAALVFGDRLTPSRLVGIAAALLGATLVISNGQPWALLSQGITLGDLFLVGCVICWVIYTLVGKWVMADLSPLTATTYACLIGTPLFIIPAIQDGLLTDWGDVAPAAWLGILYLAALGTVVGFYWYYEGLQAIGPARASVFITLVPVVAVIAGLVILQEPFTPSLALGGLLVVTGVFFTNRRS from the coding sequence ATGACCCTGCCCAATCTCTCTAGTTCTCCTCCCCAGGGGCGATCGCTCCTCTGGATCTATCTCAAATTAGTGGGCATGACCCTGATCTGGGGCGGCACTTTTATTGCTGGACGCATTGCCGTGCAAAGTATGGGGCCAATCTGTGCGGCCTTTTATCGCTATGCTGTGGCTACGGTGATCCTTGTGGCTTGGATGCTCTATCGGGAAGGTGGACTGCCGCCCCTACAGCGGCGACATATTTTACCCCTGACGCTGCTGGGGTTGAGCGGCATTTTTGCCTACAACATCTTTTTCTTTTTGGGGCTGCAAACCGTGCCCGCTAGCCGGGCCTCGTTGATTATTACCACCAATCCCAGTGTGATTGCTCTAGGTGCAGCACTAGTCTTTGGCGATCGCCTAACGCCATCCCGGCTGGTGGGCATTGCGGCGGCGTTGCTGGGAGCTACGCTGGTGATTAGTAACGGACAGCCTTGGGCATTGTTGTCTCAGGGCATTACCCTAGGCGATCTCTTTTTAGTGGGCTGTGTGATCTGCTGGGTGATCTATACCCTGGTGGGCAAGTGGGTGATGGCGGATCTATCACCCCTAACCGCCACCACCTATGCTTGTCTGATCGGTACACCGCTGTTTATCATCCCGGCGATTCAAGATGGCTTGCTCACCGACTGGGGGGATGTGGCTCCCGCTGCTTGGCTAGGCATTTTGTACCTGGCAGCCCTCGGGACGGTGGTTGGATTTTATTGGTACTACGAGGGTCTGCAGGCCATTGGCCCGGCCCGGGCATCGGTGTTTATCACGCTGGTGCCGGTGGTGGCGGTGATTGCCGGTCTTGTGATTTTGCAGGAGCCGTTTACGCCATCGTTGGCTCTGGGAGGACTGTTGGTCGTTACGGGCGTCTTTTTCACCAACCGTAGATCTTAG